One Rhodococcus sp. P1Y DNA window includes the following coding sequences:
- a CDS encoding MFS transporter, with protein MVSRTPLPHTAVPENEMANRVMRKVAMRLIPFLGLAYFLNYIDRTNISFAKLTMSEDLGLTETMYGLASGLFFVGYILLEVPSNLALHKFGARRWIARILVSWGLIAALMAFVPNATWLNIARVALGIAEAGFFPGIMLYLTFWFPRAVRVRLVGVFMVALPLSSALGAPISGAIIQYWHGLFGLEGWRVMFLVEGVPTVLLGIAAWFYLTDRPRDAKWLSSEERTWLDRSIEAEQSKTEKTGHVSVRESLRNSTVWLLGLTYFGIGYGLFAISFFLPTIVAGFAQQFDTTFSIAENGFIVAVPFLIASISMILWTRRSDRLEERMWHLIAPVALATVSVPIAMYMNSPFLTMAVITVTAVGIFSALPIFWYLPTTFLTGAGAAAGIALVNTIGASAGLAAPYLTGWLLDTTGSSKAGLWVVGGFMAMAVALLFVVRRRLAATTGDKAVV; from the coding sequence ATGGTGTCACGCACCCCACTACCGCACACTGCGGTACCGGAAAATGAGATGGCCAACCGCGTGATGCGCAAGGTCGCGATGCGGCTGATCCCGTTCCTCGGGCTGGCGTACTTCCTCAACTACATCGACCGAACCAACATCTCTTTCGCGAAATTGACGATGAGCGAGGATCTCGGGCTTACCGAGACCATGTACGGACTCGCCAGCGGACTGTTCTTCGTCGGATACATCCTTCTCGAAGTACCGAGCAACCTAGCCCTCCACAAGTTCGGTGCACGCCGCTGGATCGCACGCATCCTCGTCTCGTGGGGCTTGATCGCAGCGCTGATGGCATTCGTCCCCAATGCCACCTGGTTGAACATCGCCCGCGTCGCGCTCGGTATCGCCGAAGCGGGATTCTTCCCCGGCATCATGCTGTACCTGACGTTCTGGTTCCCGCGAGCAGTCCGCGTCAGGCTCGTCGGCGTCTTCATGGTGGCCTTGCCCCTGTCGAGCGCGCTAGGCGCACCGATCTCCGGGGCCATCATCCAGTACTGGCACGGACTCTTCGGCCTCGAGGGCTGGCGCGTGATGTTCCTCGTAGAAGGTGTACCAACGGTCTTGCTCGGCATCGCCGCTTGGTTCTACCTCACCGATCGTCCCCGCGACGCCAAGTGGTTGAGCAGCGAAGAACGCACCTGGCTGGACCGCAGCATCGAGGCAGAACAGTCGAAAACCGAGAAGACCGGTCACGTCTCGGTACGCGAGTCGTTGCGGAACTCGACGGTGTGGCTGCTCGGGCTCACGTACTTCGGAATCGGCTACGGCCTTTTCGCCATCAGCTTCTTTCTTCCGACGATCGTTGCCGGCTTCGCCCAACAGTTCGACACCACGTTCTCCATCGCCGAGAACGGATTCATCGTCGCTGTCCCATTCCTTATCGCCTCGATCTCGATGATTCTGTGGACCAGACGGTCGGACCGACTCGAAGAGCGCATGTGGCATCTCATCGCCCCTGTAGCGCTTGCCACAGTCAGTGTTCCGATCGCGATGTACATGAATTCGCCGTTCCTCACGATGGCGGTCATCACCGTCACCGCGGTCGGCATCTTTTCCGCTCTTCCCATCTTCTGGTACCTGCCGACGACCTTCCTGACCGGCGCAGGAGCGGCTGCGGGCATCGCGCTGGTCAACACGATCGGCGCATCCGCGGGTCTCGCTGCGCCGTACCTGACGGGATGGCTTCTCGACACGACCGGCAGTTCGAAAGCCGGACTCTGGGTTGTCGGCGGGTTCATGGCCATGGCCGTCGCCCTGCTGTTCGTCGTCCGGCGGCGCCTCGCCGCGACGACAGGGGACAAAGCCGTCGTCTGA
- a CDS encoding FAD-binding domain-containing protein, whose amino-acid sequence MPRLPTPPPENAVNWVAEHLGDLTREGASGVKAGGIRGGQSAADAALAGLDVTGYARSRSTVLPVSRRGASRMSPYIRHGLLSLRQVWDAVDDAPARDRSRYRDELMWQEYARHLYARVGKYLGRSLRREQPRPENWTRGEWPGEMNCMDTVVGELHDDGWLVNQTRMWLSSQWAVRAGATWRDGEDEMFAHLLDGSRAANRLGWQWTVGTGSGKAYGFSRWQVQKRAPALCRACALKDACPIEDWPDADLGPSVDGPDLNKAPIPAGPAHVDGGGGEQVWLTAESLGASEPALDADPSRPAVFVFDEPLLARLRLSGKRLVFLAETLGEIASTRELEVRRGRVVDELAGRVLATTWAPVPGFARIADALAPVEVHPWPWLVRPVASSVRSFSAWRRAASPPVRG is encoded by the coding sequence ATGCCTCGCCTTCCGACTCCCCCACCCGAGAATGCAGTGAACTGGGTAGCCGAACATCTCGGTGACCTGACACGCGAGGGCGCGTCCGGTGTGAAGGCGGGCGGCATCCGCGGCGGCCAATCAGCGGCCGACGCCGCGCTCGCCGGGCTCGACGTGACGGGGTACGCGCGGTCCCGCAGCACCGTCCTTCCCGTCTCGCGCCGAGGTGCCAGCCGGATGTCGCCGTACATCCGTCACGGACTCCTGTCGTTGCGGCAAGTCTGGGACGCCGTCGACGACGCCCCTGCCCGCGACAGGTCGCGCTACCGCGACGAACTCATGTGGCAGGAATACGCGCGGCACCTCTATGCACGCGTCGGGAAGTATCTCGGCCGGTCTCTGCGACGCGAGCAACCGCGGCCGGAGAATTGGACGCGGGGCGAGTGGCCGGGCGAGATGAACTGCATGGACACCGTCGTCGGAGAACTGCACGACGACGGCTGGCTCGTGAATCAGACTCGAATGTGGCTGTCGTCCCAGTGGGCTGTGCGGGCCGGCGCGACGTGGCGTGACGGTGAGGACGAGATGTTCGCCCACCTTCTCGACGGATCAAGGGCGGCCAATCGCTTGGGATGGCAGTGGACCGTCGGGACCGGCAGTGGAAAGGCCTACGGCTTCAGCCGATGGCAGGTTCAGAAACGCGCCCCCGCGCTGTGCCGGGCCTGTGCACTGAAGGATGCGTGTCCCATCGAGGACTGGCCCGACGCCGATCTCGGTCCGTCGGTCGATGGCCCCGATTTGAACAAGGCACCGATTCCGGCTGGCCCTGCGCACGTCGACGGCGGTGGCGGCGAGCAGGTCTGGCTCACCGCTGAGTCCCTCGGCGCTTCGGAGCCAGCGCTGGACGCCGATCCGTCGAGGCCTGCGGTGTTCGTATTCGACGAGCCGCTGCTCGCGCGGCTGCGACTGTCCGGCAAACGGTTGGTCTTCCTCGCCGAGACACTGGGAGAGATCGCGTCAACGCGTGAGCTGGAGGTGCGCCGGGGCCGAGTGGTCGACGAGTTGGCCGGGCGTGTTCTGGCGACGACGTGGGCCCCTGTCCCCGGCTTTGCTCGCATTGCCGACGCCCTCGCTCCCGTCGAGGTTCACCCGTGGCCGTGGCTGGTGCGACCGGTCGCGTCGTCTGTTCGCTCGTTCAGTGCGTGGCGTAGGGCGGCGTCGCCGCCCGTGCGCGGGTAA
- a CDS encoding helix-turn-helix domain-containing protein yields MSHPSAPIAAIAASLQRERKRVGLSLAEVARRAGIAKSTLSQLESGTGNPSVETLWALSVTLDVPFAQLVEPVKPRVQLIRAGQGPGIPSDTADYVATLLASCPPNARRDIFVINAQIGTPRNSDPHSPGVIEHVVLSAGRAVVGPTDEPVELHPGDYVSYPADLPHTFEALVPDTSAVLISEHA; encoded by the coding sequence ATGTCGCACCCCAGTGCTCCCATCGCAGCCATCGCCGCGTCACTACAACGTGAGCGAAAGCGTGTAGGTCTATCGCTGGCCGAAGTTGCTCGCCGGGCCGGCATCGCGAAGTCGACGCTGTCGCAGCTCGAGTCCGGCACCGGGAACCCAAGCGTGGAGACGCTGTGGGCACTGAGCGTCACGTTGGATGTCCCATTCGCTCAGTTGGTCGAGCCGGTGAAGCCGAGGGTGCAGCTGATCCGCGCAGGTCAGGGGCCGGGGATTCCGTCGGACACGGCTGACTACGTCGCCACGCTTCTGGCGTCGTGCCCGCCGAACGCGCGGCGGGACATCTTCGTCATCAACGCCCAGATCGGTACGCCCCGCAACTCGGATCCCCACTCTCCGGGCGTCATCGAACACGTAGTTCTCTCGGCCGGCCGCGCTGTGGTGGGGCCGACCGACGAACCCGTCGAGCTGCATCCGGGTGACTACGTCAGCTACCCAGCCGATCTGCCGCACACATTCGAGGCGCTCGTGCCCGACACCTCGGCAGTGCTGATCTCCGAGCACGCCTGA
- a CDS encoding AzlC family ABC transporter permease produces MRSIWRTVRASVTRARTLVTGHDFPLTGTTRDIALVCLADGLVGASFGAIAVGTGLPIWVPVAMSVLVFAGAAQFILVGVLAAGGNPLAAVASALLVNARLIPLGFSVSDTFDGSSRARRLLGSHLITDEVVAFTVTEKDPVRRRSSFWVCGIGLFVAWNIGVLGGTLAGGLITDTAALGLDAAFPAVLIALVMPALRDAVTRKAAVLGATIAVAASLVLPPGLPVLLALLGVAPVWLATKVNA; encoded by the coding sequence ATGCGTTCGATATGGCGAACAGTACGTGCCTCCGTCACCCGTGCGCGGACACTCGTCACGGGCCACGACTTTCCACTGACAGGAACGACGCGCGACATCGCCCTCGTCTGTCTCGCCGACGGACTGGTGGGTGCATCGTTCGGTGCGATCGCCGTCGGCACCGGCCTGCCCATCTGGGTACCGGTCGCAATGTCGGTGTTGGTCTTTGCGGGCGCAGCTCAGTTCATCTTGGTGGGAGTGCTTGCAGCAGGGGGTAATCCGCTCGCTGCGGTCGCGAGCGCCCTTCTGGTCAACGCTCGTCTGATCCCACTCGGCTTCTCGGTCAGCGACACGTTCGACGGTTCATCCCGAGCCCGGCGGCTGCTCGGTTCCCACCTCATCACCGACGAGGTCGTCGCCTTCACCGTGACCGAGAAGGACCCGGTACGACGCAGGTCTTCGTTCTGGGTCTGCGGAATCGGATTGTTCGTCGCTTGGAACATCGGCGTGCTCGGCGGAACGCTCGCCGGAGGACTGATCACCGACACCGCGGCGCTGGGATTGGACGCAGCTTTTCCGGCCGTGCTCATCGCTCTCGTCATGCCGGCGCTGCGCGATGCCGTCACCAGGAAGGCTGCGGTGCTCGGTGCAACGATTGCCGTCGCGGCGTCGCTCGTCCTCCCACCGGGCCTGCCCGTTCTCCTCGCACTCCTCGGGGTGGCTCCAGTGTGGCTGGCTACGAAGGTGAACGCATGA
- a CDS encoding AzlD domain-containing protein, whose product MNLMLPLAGLAAGTFAFRLAGPLLRSRTSISPRIERLASIAVAVVFVALIATALVVDNGFAGFACLTGILVAAVLAWKNAPFVVIVVAAAATTAGLRFFGVA is encoded by the coding sequence ATGAATCTGATGCTGCCGCTGGCGGGGTTGGCCGCGGGGACTTTCGCGTTTCGACTGGCCGGGCCACTGTTGCGAAGCCGGACATCGATCTCGCCCCGAATCGAGCGACTCGCATCCATCGCCGTTGCCGTCGTGTTCGTCGCACTGATCGCCACGGCACTGGTGGTCGACAACGGCTTCGCCGGGTTCGCCTGCCTGACAGGGATCCTCGTCGCCGCGGTGTTGGCATGGAAGAACGCCCCATTCGTCGTGATCGTCGTTGCAGCGGCCGCGACCACGGCAGGGCTGCGATTCTTCGGGGTTGCGTAA
- a CDS encoding SRPBCC domain-containing protein — MSPTPNGILRRTETGVDLEITRAIDAPREDVWASLTESDRTALWFGPWERISDAEIRVQMAFEEGSPWMDMRVDACESPGRLAVSADGWDLETVLTSDGSSTLVTLIQHRPDTDGIGEIGPGWEYYLDMLIASRDGQPLPNFDDYYPAQQEYYSSLEPR, encoded by the coding sequence ATGAGCCCAACTCCGAACGGCATACTTCGGCGCACCGAGACCGGCGTCGATCTGGAGATCACCCGCGCGATCGACGCACCACGCGAGGACGTGTGGGCTTCTCTCACCGAATCCGACCGCACCGCTCTGTGGTTCGGACCGTGGGAACGCATCTCCGACGCAGAGATCCGGGTTCAGATGGCGTTCGAGGAAGGTTCGCCGTGGATGGATATGCGCGTCGACGCGTGTGAATCACCTGGGCGGCTCGCGGTGTCCGCGGATGGCTGGGATCTCGAGACAGTGCTCACTTCGGACGGCAGTTCCACTCTGGTGACTCTGATCCAGCACCGCCCGGATACCGACGGTATCGGAGAGATCGGGCCCGGGTGGGAGTACTACCTGGACATGCTCATTGCGTCGCGCGACGGGCAACCGTTGCCGAACTTCGACGACTACTACCCGGCTCAACAGGAGTACTACTCCTCGCTCGAACCGCGGTAG
- a CDS encoding MarR family winged helix-turn-helix transcriptional regulator, giving the protein MRSAAGDALTSLVLPAFELNGEFLAAAEDITTPAGLTPAWWQVLGATLDEPLTVADIARRVGLGLARQSVQRTADILVDKEWAEYLSNPKHARAKLLQPTAKGRDTLRGLRKDQHAWADAVGQDVGEEEIERVREGIAKIIAASRRYRGSSEE; this is encoded by the coding sequence GTGAGGTCTGCGGCCGGTGATGCGTTGACGTCGCTGGTTCTTCCGGCGTTCGAACTGAACGGTGAGTTCCTCGCCGCCGCCGAGGACATCACCACACCCGCAGGTCTGACGCCGGCCTGGTGGCAGGTGTTGGGTGCGACGCTCGACGAGCCGCTCACGGTCGCCGACATCGCGCGTCGTGTCGGCCTCGGTCTTGCCCGCCAGAGCGTGCAGCGCACGGCGGACATACTCGTGGACAAGGAGTGGGCCGAGTACCTTTCGAACCCGAAACATGCTCGCGCCAAGCTACTGCAGCCGACGGCAAAGGGCCGAGATACGCTGCGAGGTCTGCGTAAGGATCAGCACGCCTGGGCCGACGCGGTCGGGCAGGACGTCGGCGAGGAGGAGATCGAACGAGTTCGGGAAGGTATCGCGAAGATCATCGCTGCATCGAGGCGCTACCGCGGTTCGAGCGAGGAGTAG
- a CDS encoding DJ-1/PfpI family protein: MTTIALYATDTMADWEYAYITTGIAMAREQGDDRYELKVVSDGADVVTTAGGLRILVDGDVADLVVGDLAALILPGGGTWGQGHAKILDVAVDVLATGVPVGAICGATLGLARAGALNDRAHTSNALEFLTTATEYAGSEHYRDDRAVVDGNLVTAPGTAPLEFAKAVFEVLELFPKPIIDAWYGLYSTGEKKYFDQLQGAQ, translated from the coding sequence ATGACGACTATCGCTCTCTACGCAACCGACACCATGGCGGACTGGGAATACGCCTACATCACAACGGGAATCGCGATGGCCCGTGAGCAGGGGGACGACCGATACGAACTGAAAGTGGTGTCCGACGGCGCAGACGTGGTCACCACTGCCGGAGGGCTACGGATCCTGGTCGACGGCGATGTGGCGGACCTCGTCGTCGGGGATCTCGCGGCGTTGATCCTTCCCGGTGGCGGCACCTGGGGGCAGGGCCATGCGAAGATTCTCGACGTGGCGGTCGACGTACTTGCCACGGGGGTTCCCGTCGGCGCGATCTGCGGTGCGACGCTCGGCTTGGCGCGAGCCGGTGCATTGAACGATCGGGCGCACACGTCCAACGCGCTCGAATTCCTGACCACTGCAACCGAATACGCGGGTTCGGAGCATTACCGGGATGACCGGGCCGTCGTCGACGGAAACTTGGTGACCGCGCCCGGGACTGCGCCACTCGAATTCGCCAAAGCAGTGTTCGAGGTGCTCGAGCTGTTTCCGAAGCCCATCATCGACGCCTGGTACGGGCTGTACAGCACCGGTGAGAAGAAGTACTTCGATCAGCTGCAGGGAGCGCAGTGA
- a CDS encoding DUF5914 domain-containing protein, with translation MVAFDALRSRWPKTLPLQPLPSESWAKQEPTWKGANPQVIESALKRAKTRPSGNWFVFAASRDIGTKEPFGRTVGTTELVAWRDETGGIHIAPGACPHLGAPLDKAKIECDTLICLWHGMPLGPRGRPGWRPYPAFDDGILVWVRLDELGGEEPTPVPVVPIRPPSSTSVEAVVTLTGICEPDDVVANRLDPWHGAWFHPYSFARLKVIDAPTDIDVPDEDDRFLVDVTFRVSRGIGVPVRAEFVCPGPRTIVMRILEGEGAGSVVETHATPMAPGPDGKPRTAVIEATVASSDRPGFRFARKVAPVIRPAMGWTAARLWKDDLDYAERRYELRSRGL, from the coding sequence ATGGTCGCTTTCGACGCACTGCGCAGCCGCTGGCCCAAGACGCTCCCCCTCCAGCCACTCCCGTCGGAGTCGTGGGCGAAGCAGGAGCCCACCTGGAAGGGTGCCAACCCCCAAGTCATCGAATCCGCGCTCAAACGCGCCAAGACCCGCCCGTCGGGAAACTGGTTCGTCTTCGCAGCCAGCCGCGACATCGGCACCAAGGAACCGTTCGGACGGACCGTCGGGACCACCGAGCTGGTGGCCTGGCGCGACGAGACGGGTGGTATCCACATAGCCCCTGGAGCATGCCCGCACCTGGGTGCGCCGCTGGACAAGGCGAAGATCGAATGCGACACCCTCATCTGCCTGTGGCACGGCATGCCGCTCGGCCCGAGAGGTCGTCCTGGCTGGCGGCCGTATCCGGCGTTCGACGACGGCATCCTCGTGTGGGTTCGGTTGGACGAACTCGGCGGTGAGGAGCCGACGCCCGTGCCGGTGGTCCCCATCCGGCCGCCGTCGTCGACGAGCGTCGAAGCTGTGGTGACGTTGACGGGAATCTGCGAGCCCGACGACGTCGTCGCCAACCGTCTCGATCCGTGGCACGGCGCCTGGTTCCATCCGTACTCGTTCGCTCGGTTGAAGGTCATCGACGCACCGACCGACATCGATGTGCCCGACGAGGACGACCGCTTCCTCGTCGACGTCACCTTCCGCGTCAGCCGCGGCATCGGCGTGCCGGTCCGCGCGGAGTTCGTGTGCCCAGGACCCCGAACCATCGTGATGCGCATACTCGAGGGCGAGGGTGCGGGAAGCGTCGTAGAAACACATGCGACGCCGATGGCCCCCGGTCCCGACGGTAAGCCCCGCACGGCAGTCATCGAAGCAACGGTCGCTAGCTCCGACCGGCCGGGCTTCCGTTTCGCCCGCAAGGTAGCGCCCGTTATCCGGCCCGCGATGGGGTGGACGGCTGCCCGGTTGTGGAAAGACGACCTCGACTACGCCGAGCGTCGGTACGAGCTGCGGTCGAGGGGTCTCTAG
- a CDS encoding hydroxysqualene dehydroxylase, translated as MIGGGIAGLSAATALAERGVSVVVLEREEYLGGRVGGWSTELEDGSAATMSRGFHAFFRQYYNLRNLLERSDPGLHRLHPVEDYPLIDGSGRIDGFKGLPETPPLNAFAFVKRSPTFKWRDLGNLSGLAALPLMTVSVPETFDKLDDVSAAEFLRQINFPEAARHLAFGVFSRSFFADPEKMSAAELAMMFHIYFLGSSEGLVFDVPTGPYPQTLWDPLGEYLTGLGVDIRTGVTVGTVEPGFRVDGEQFDSVVMATDVGGLRSIVDASPDLGTVEWRSRVNALENTPHFLVHRVWLDKPVNADRPPFIGTGDMPPIDNISVLELFEDEAAEWASRTGGSVVELHAYAATDSEEETRAQLMARMHEIYPETASATVLYERSEWRNDCPMFGLGQFAHRPTVRTPEPGLVLAGDCIRIDLPVALMERAATTGLAAANMLLEGWGVEGHDIVTVPVRGRFKMFDKIDQWTAGLQKAPSA; from the coding sequence GTGATCGGCGGCGGGATCGCAGGGCTCAGCGCGGCGACGGCGTTGGCCGAGCGCGGCGTGTCGGTAGTGGTGCTCGAGCGCGAAGAGTATCTCGGCGGACGCGTCGGCGGATGGTCGACGGAGTTGGAAGACGGTAGTGCGGCCACCATGAGCCGCGGCTTCCATGCGTTCTTCCGCCAGTACTACAACCTGCGAAACCTGTTGGAGCGCAGTGATCCTGGTCTGCACCGGTTGCATCCGGTGGAGGACTACCCGCTGATCGACGGCAGTGGCCGGATCGACGGATTCAAAGGTCTGCCGGAAACGCCGCCGCTCAATGCATTCGCGTTCGTCAAGCGAAGTCCGACGTTCAAGTGGCGGGATCTCGGCAACCTGAGCGGACTGGCGGCGCTGCCGCTGATGACCGTCAGCGTGCCCGAAACGTTCGACAAGCTCGACGATGTCTCGGCGGCGGAGTTTTTGCGGCAGATCAATTTTCCCGAGGCAGCACGACATCTCGCGTTCGGAGTGTTCTCGCGGAGCTTCTTCGCCGATCCGGAGAAGATGTCGGCGGCCGAACTCGCGATGATGTTCCACATCTACTTCCTCGGTTCGTCCGAGGGACTGGTGTTCGACGTACCCACCGGCCCGTACCCGCAGACGCTGTGGGACCCGCTGGGGGAGTACCTGACCGGATTGGGTGTCGACATTCGTACCGGCGTCACGGTCGGTACCGTCGAGCCGGGCTTTCGCGTCGACGGTGAACAGTTCGACTCCGTCGTCATGGCAACCGATGTGGGCGGGCTCCGGTCGATAGTCGACGCATCGCCCGATCTCGGCACCGTCGAATGGCGCTCCCGCGTCAACGCGTTGGAGAACACTCCGCACTTTCTCGTGCATCGCGTATGGCTGGACAAGCCGGTGAACGCGGATCGCCCGCCGTTCATCGGCACCGGCGACATGCCGCCCATCGACAACATCAGCGTGCTCGAGCTGTTCGAGGACGAAGCCGCCGAATGGGCATCGAGGACCGGCGGGTCGGTGGTCGAGCTGCACGCCTACGCCGCAACCGACTCCGAGGAGGAGACCCGAGCGCAGCTGATGGCTCGAATGCACGAGATCTACCCCGAAACCGCGTCGGCCACCGTGCTGTACGAGCGGTCCGAGTGGCGAAACGATTGCCCGATGTTCGGTCTGGGCCAGTTCGCGCACCGGCCCACCGTCCGCACGCCCGAGCCAGGCCTGGTTCTGGCGGGAGACTGCATCCGTATCGACCTGCCGGTCGCGTTGATGGAGCGCGCCGCGACGACGGGCCTCGCAGCGGCGAACATGTTGTTGGAGGGCTGGGGCGTCGAGGGGCACGACATCGTCACCGTGCCGGTGCGTGGGCGGTTCAAGATGTTCGACAAGATCGACCAGTGGACCGCGGGGTTGCAGAAGGCGCCTTCTGCCTAG
- a CDS encoding class I SAM-dependent methyltransferase yields the protein MTTARKSGSAVGKSGLDRAQVPSAFDQDAKSYDRLVGANPGYHDHLAKSAERLRLPGLGAGLRLLDIGCGTGASTAALLKAAPHAEIIAADASAEMLEVARSKQWPSNVTFVHSRVEDLADNGVDGPFDGILAAYLIRNVGDPDKEIGSLLSLLKPGSSIAFHEYSVKESLRAKLVWTLVCWAIIIPLGYAATRDFTLYKHLWRSVTSFDGVNEYSRRMQRAGFTSLTNETMTGWQNGIVHTFLGARPVLENDGADADV from the coding sequence GTGACTACAGCCAGAAAGAGTGGCAGCGCGGTGGGCAAGTCCGGGTTGGATCGGGCGCAGGTTCCCAGTGCGTTCGACCAGGACGCGAAGTCCTACGACCGTCTCGTCGGCGCGAACCCCGGCTATCACGATCACCTCGCCAAATCGGCCGAGCGGCTGAGGCTCCCCGGTCTCGGTGCAGGGCTGCGACTACTCGACATCGGCTGCGGCACAGGTGCTTCGACGGCAGCGCTGTTGAAGGCAGCGCCGCACGCCGAGATCATCGCCGCGGACGCGTCGGCAGAAATGCTCGAGGTCGCGCGTAGCAAGCAGTGGCCGTCGAATGTGACCTTCGTTCATTCCCGCGTGGAAGACCTTGCCGACAACGGCGTCGACGGCCCGTTCGACGGCATTCTCGCGGCGTACCTGATTCGCAACGTCGGTGATCCGGACAAGGAGATCGGGTCGCTCCTGTCCTTGCTGAAGCCTGGATCATCCATCGCATTTCACGAGTACTCGGTCAAGGAATCGCTGCGTGCCAAGCTCGTCTGGACGTTGGTGTGCTGGGCCATCATCATCCCACTGGGTTACGCCGCCACCCGCGACTTCACGCTGTACAAGCACCTGTGGCGAAGCGTCACCAGCTTCGACGGGGTCAACGAATATTCCCGGCGCATGCAGCGTGCCGGCTTCACCAGCCTCACGAACGAGACGATGACGGGCTGGCAGAACGGAATCGTGCATACGTTCCTCGGCGCCAGGCCTGTCCTGGAGAACGACGGGGCGGACGCCGATGTCTGA
- a CDS encoding RNA-binding S4 domain-containing protein: protein MADADDVPIRDESIRLGQFLKLANLIESGAEAKSFIADGAVSVNGEVDVRRGRQLREGDVVSIDGGPSARVVREAAL, encoded by the coding sequence ATGGCTGACGCTGACGACGTACCGATCCGTGACGAGTCCATCCGACTCGGGCAATTCCTGAAGCTCGCAAACCTGATCGAGTCCGGTGCGGAGGCGAAGAGCTTCATCGCCGACGGGGCGGTCAGCGTCAACGGTGAAGTCGACGTGAGGCGCGGTCGGCAACTGCGCGAAGGCGACGTGGTCTCGATCGACGGCGGACCGTCGGCTCGCGTCGTTCGCGAGGCAGCACTGTGA